In Sedimenticola thiotaurini, the following proteins share a genomic window:
- the purN gene encoding phosphoribosylglycinamide formyltransferase, with the protein MTEQQKLPIVVLVSGSGSNLQAIIDAAAQDLPVEIRAVISNRADAYGLERAKRAAIPARLLDHTDYPDRESYDRALMALIDDYSPALVVLAGFMRILTPGFVNHYKERLLNIHPSLLPKYRGLHTHQRALEAGDPVHGASVHLVTEELDGGPVILQVRVPVEPDDDESTLAARVLTQEHLIYPLAIRWIAEGRLRVNDGTLELDGQALQGPVIMEFNQVTNG; encoded by the coding sequence GTGACAGAGCAGCAGAAACTACCCATCGTGGTGCTGGTGTCCGGTAGCGGCAGCAACCTGCAGGCGATTATCGACGCTGCCGCCCAGGATCTGCCGGTGGAGATCCGCGCGGTCATCAGTAACCGGGCTGACGCCTACGGACTGGAACGGGCCAAGCGGGCTGCGATCCCCGCCCGGCTGCTCGATCACACCGACTACCCGGACCGGGAGAGTTATGACCGGGCATTGATGGCGCTGATCGACGACTACAGCCCGGCACTGGTGGTACTGGCCGGTTTCATGCGCATCCTGACCCCCGGTTTCGTCAACCACTATAAGGAACGCCTGCTGAACATCCATCCCTCCCTGCTACCCAAATACCGCGGCCTGCACACCCATCAACGGGCACTGGAGGCAGGCGATCCGGTCCACGGCGCCAGTGTGCACCTGGTGACCGAGGAGTTGGATGGGGGGCCGGTTATCCTGCAGGTGCGGGTGCCGGTAGAGCCGGACGATGACGAATCGACGCTGGCCGCCCGGGTACTGACCCAGGAACATCTTATCTACCCCCTGGCCATTCGCTGGATCGCGGAGGGACGCCTGCGGGTCAATGACGGCACCCTGGAACTGGACGGGCAGGCCCTGCAAGGGCCGGTTATAATGGAGTTTAACCAAGTAACCAATGGATGA
- a CDS encoding CDP-alcohol phosphatidyltransferase family protein: MLKREDIPNLISVLRIFMSIPVVWMLLEQQFGVALVLFAIAGISDGLDGYLAKHYGWQSQLGGLLDPLADKVLLISSYLTLAVIDVIPVWLVLLVVLRDLVIVTGALVYHFRVMELTAKPSIISKFNTFSQIILVLAVVLDRGLVGLPELLLESLIWLVMATTIASGVNYVWVWSRLAMAHQKEP, from the coding sequence ATGTTGAAACGCGAAGATATTCCCAATCTGATCAGTGTGTTGCGTATCTTCATGTCGATACCGGTGGTCTGGATGCTGCTGGAGCAGCAGTTTGGCGTGGCGCTGGTGCTGTTCGCCATTGCGGGTATCTCTGACGGGCTGGACGGTTACCTGGCCAAGCACTACGGCTGGCAGAGTCAGTTGGGGGGGCTTTTGGACCCGCTGGCGGACAAGGTGCTGCTGATCTCCAGCTACCTGACCCTGGCGGTGATTGATGTTATTCCGGTCTGGCTGGTGCTGCTGGTGGTTCTGCGTGACCTGGTGATAGTGACTGGGGCGCTGGTCTACCATTTTCGGGTCATGGAGCTGACTGCCAAACCCAGTATTATCAGTAAATTCAATACCTTTTCGCAGATCATCTTGGTCCTGGCGGTGGTTCTCGATCGGGGCCTGGTGGGGCTACCGGAACTCCTGCTGGAGAGTCTGATCTGGCTGGTGATGGCGACCACTATCGCCAGTGGAGTCAACTACGTCTGGGTGTGGAGTCGGCTGGCCATGGCGCACCAAAAGGAGCCCTGA
- the purM gene encoding phosphoribosylformylglycinamidine cyclo-ligase, with amino-acid sequence MDQNKTDSASLSYRDAGVDIDAGNSLVERIKPIVKNTFRPGVMTGLGGFGALFELPLDRYREPVLVSGTDGVGTKLRLALALQKHDTIGIDLVAMCVNDIIVTGAEPLFFLDYYATGQLDVAVASSVIEGIAEGCRQSGAALTGGETAEMPGIYETGDYDLAGFCVGIVEKSRIIQPERVQPGDVLLGLASSGPHSNGYSLIRKILEVSKADLQQPLGDTTLGSALLTPTRIYVKSLLALHQSIDIHAMAHITGGGLPENLPRVLPEGTRAVIDSNSWQRPAVFQWLQDAGNVVESEMLRTFNCGVGMVVCVAEQDAEQAMALLQAQGESVWKLGHIESHDGAPSVELTA; translated from the coding sequence GTGGATCAGAATAAAACCGATTCCGCCTCCCTGAGTTACCGGGATGCCGGTGTCGATATCGACGCCGGAAACAGCCTGGTCGAGCGGATTAAACCTATTGTCAAAAATACCTTCCGACCCGGCGTCATGACCGGTCTGGGGGGATTCGGGGCGCTCTTTGAACTGCCGCTGGACCGCTACCGGGAACCGGTGCTGGTATCCGGGACCGACGGGGTGGGCACCAAGCTGCGCCTGGCCCTGGCCCTGCAGAAACATGACACCATCGGCATCGACCTGGTGGCGATGTGCGTCAATGACATTATTGTCACCGGCGCCGAACCGCTGTTCTTCCTCGACTACTATGCCACTGGCCAGCTCGACGTGGCGGTGGCCAGCAGCGTGATCGAGGGCATCGCCGAGGGTTGTCGGCAATCCGGTGCCGCCCTGACCGGCGGTGAGACCGCGGAGATGCCGGGCATTTACGAAACCGGTGACTACGACCTGGCCGGCTTCTGCGTTGGTATTGTGGAGAAATCCCGTATCATTCAGCCGGAGCGGGTCCAGCCGGGTGATGTGCTGCTGGGACTCGCCTCCTCCGGTCCCCACTCCAACGGCTATTCCCTGATCCGCAAGATCCTGGAGGTCTCCAAAGCCGACCTGCAACAGCCCCTGGGGGACACCACCCTGGGCAGCGCCCTGCTGACCCCGACCCGGATCTATGTGAAATCCCTGCTGGCGCTGCACCAGTCGATCGACATCCACGCCATGGCCCATATCACCGGCGGCGGCCTGCCGGAGAATCTGCCCCGGGTACTGCCCGAAGGCACCCGGGCGGTGATCGACAGCAACTCCTGGCAACGCCCGGCGGTGTTCCAGTGGTTGCAGGACGCCGGCAACGTGGTCGAATCGGAGATGCTGCGCACCTTCAACTGCGGCGTCGGCATGGTGGTCTGCGTCGCTGAACAGGATGCCGAGCAGGCCATGGCACTGCTGCAGGCCCAGGGGGAATCGGTCTGGAAACTGGGCCATATCGAATCCCACGATGGCGCCCCCAGCGTGGAACTGACGGCGTGA
- a CDS encoding DUF2066 domain-containing protein encodes MPSRSSISSHLMIKLTQALLLLTLFMGCVTLASASQVSGLYSAEVPVEGQSAGQRTAGIKRAFAQMLIKVTGNRGVAQRPELQGDIGQAQNYVQQFRYRFGSGGSSDGGAGRLLSVQFDAAAVQRLLRERRLPVWGENRPSGLVWLGIEANGQRRVMRPEEDGRLLNAMTAVAERRGIPLMIPLMDLEDQSSVQVADLWGDFEQNIRRASERYSPDLIVTGRLTRLSGQLWRAAWRLYHGNRISSWSDEGADPAALTAEGVQHVADLLADRYAPVGGEANLSRIRLRVGGVTGLEQYAALARFLQSQSSVERADMVSVDPDAITYDLRVRGGVQVLQQGLALDGLIEPVTDLGDTAAPLSEGVDLFYRMR; translated from the coding sequence ATGCCCAGTCGTTCATCGATTTCATCCCACCTTATGATCAAGCTCACCCAGGCGTTGCTTCTGCTGACCCTGTTTATGGGGTGTGTCACCCTGGCGTCAGCCAGCCAGGTGAGCGGGTTATACAGCGCCGAGGTACCGGTGGAGGGGCAGTCGGCAGGACAGCGTACTGCCGGCATCAAGCGCGCCTTTGCCCAGATGTTGATCAAGGTGACCGGTAACCGTGGCGTGGCCCAGCGCCCCGAGTTGCAGGGTGATATCGGCCAGGCCCAGAACTACGTGCAGCAGTTTCGCTACCGTTTTGGTTCCGGTGGCTCCTCCGATGGTGGCGCCGGTCGGCTGTTGAGTGTGCAGTTTGATGCCGCGGCGGTACAGCGCCTGTTGCGGGAACGGCGTCTGCCGGTGTGGGGAGAAAACCGTCCCTCCGGGCTGGTCTGGCTGGGTATCGAAGCCAACGGTCAGCGCCGGGTCATGCGTCCCGAGGAGGATGGGCGTCTGCTGAATGCCATGACTGCGGTGGCGGAGCGGCGCGGTATACCGCTGATGATTCCGTTAATGGATCTGGAAGACCAGTCCAGCGTCCAGGTGGCCGATCTCTGGGGCGACTTTGAGCAGAATATCCGGCGCGCATCGGAACGCTACAGCCCGGATCTGATTGTCACCGGGCGGTTGACCCGGCTCTCCGGCCAGCTCTGGCGGGCGGCCTGGCGACTCTATCACGGCAACCGCATCTCCAGCTGGAGTGACGAAGGCGCCGATCCGGCCGCGCTGACCGCCGAGGGTGTTCAGCATGTGGCCGACCTGCTGGCGGACCGCTATGCGCCGGTAGGCGGCGAGGCCAATCTGTCCCGCATCCGCCTGCGGGTGGGGGGCGTGACCGGACTGGAGCAGTACGCCGCACTGGCTCGCTTCCTGCAGTCCCAGAGTTCGGTGGAACGGGCCGATATGGTATCGGTCGATCCGGATGCTATCACCTACGATCTGCGGGTTCGGGGTGGTGTCCAGGTGTTACAGCAGGGGCTTGCCCTGGATGGTCTGATCGAACCGGTCACCGATCTGGGCGACACGGCGGCACCGCTGTCTGAAGGCGTCGATCTCTTCTACCGTATGCGATAA
- a CDS encoding DUF3108 domain-containing protein, with protein MRSLFTLLLATCLALLPGIATPTAGQILKPYRAEYQLSLGSLVVGRAKITLDLSADGQYSYRAYTWPVGLAALFRKDEITEQSEGRIVNDAVVPSRYLYSHKRPKRTREVNLDFNWPAGRVANQIAGTPWSMQIPEGTQDKFSQQLALILAVGRGDKAAEYRVADGGLLKSYRYTEVDREQVNTKSGQYSAIKLVRNKGDRPSRTTFWFAPELNYLPVKITKHEKEGNYIMELISVTWQDGNG; from the coding sequence ATGAGATCCCTCTTCACACTGTTGCTGGCCACCTGCCTGGCCCTACTGCCCGGAATCGCCACCCCGACCGCCGGACAGATACTCAAACCTTACCGTGCCGAGTATCAGCTCAGCCTGGGCAGCCTGGTGGTGGGTCGAGCCAAAATCACCCTGGATCTCTCTGCTGACGGCCAGTACAGCTATCGCGCCTACACCTGGCCGGTCGGCCTGGCGGCCCTGTTTCGCAAGGATGAGATCACCGAGCAGAGCGAAGGTCGGATTGTCAATGATGCCGTCGTCCCCTCCCGCTACCTGTACAGCCACAAACGGCCCAAACGGACCCGTGAGGTAAACCTGGACTTCAACTGGCCCGCGGGACGGGTGGCCAACCAGATCGCCGGCACCCCCTGGTCAATGCAGATCCCGGAGGGGACCCAGGACAAATTCAGCCAGCAACTGGCCCTGATACTGGCGGTGGGCCGTGGCGACAAGGCGGCGGAATACCGGGTGGCCGACGGCGGACTATTGAAAAGTTATCGCTATACGGAAGTGGACCGGGAACAGGTCAACACCAAATCGGGCCAATACAGCGCCATCAAACTGGTGCGCAACAAGGGTGATCGTCCCTCCCGCACCACCTTCTGGTTCGCCCCGGAGCTGAACTACCTGCCGGTGAAGATCACCAAGCATGAGAAGGAAGGCAACTACATCATGGAACTGATCTCGGTCACCTGGCAGGATGGCAACGGCTGA
- the apbC gene encoding iron-sulfur cluster carrier protein ApbC yields MAEVTKEMIEEAIKGYTEPHLDKDLVSAKFIKGIEIDGGAVKVAVELGFPAKGFKDELADALKAQIAGVAGVSSVDVDVSWKITAHSVQKSLKPIDNVKNIIAVASGKGGVGKSTTAVNLALALVEEGATVGLLDADIYGPSQPRMLGVSGQPESKDGKSLEPMENYGIQAMSIGFLIDEETPMIWRGPMVTQALEQLLNDTNWSDLDYLIIDLPPGTGDTQLTLAQKVPVSGAVVVTTPQDIALLDARKGFKMFEKVEVPVLGIVENMSIHICSKCGHEEHIFGEGGGRRMAEQYGVNFLGALPLDIRIREETDGGKPTVAADPDARISQIYREIARRTTAKLALQAKSYAAKFPNIVIQNN; encoded by the coding sequence ATGGCTGAAGTAACAAAAGAGATGATCGAAGAGGCGATCAAGGGCTACACCGAGCCCCATCTGGATAAAGATCTGGTAAGTGCCAAATTTATCAAGGGCATAGAGATCGACGGCGGCGCGGTAAAGGTGGCTGTTGAGTTGGGTTTCCCGGCAAAAGGTTTCAAAGACGAACTGGCCGACGCGCTGAAAGCGCAGATCGCCGGTGTGGCGGGAGTCTCTTCGGTGGACGTGGATGTCAGCTGGAAAATTACCGCCCATTCGGTACAGAAATCCCTCAAGCCGATTGATAACGTAAAGAACATCATTGCCGTGGCATCCGGCAAGGGTGGGGTGGGTAAATCCACCACCGCCGTCAACCTGGCCCTGGCCCTGGTTGAAGAGGGCGCCACCGTGGGACTGCTGGATGCGGATATCTACGGTCCCTCCCAGCCCCGTATGCTGGGCGTCTCCGGACAGCCGGAATCGAAAGACGGCAAGAGCCTGGAACCGATGGAAAACTACGGCATCCAGGCCATGTCCATCGGCTTCCTGATCGATGAAGAGACCCCCATGATCTGGCGCGGACCCATGGTCACCCAGGCGCTGGAACAGCTCCTGAACGACACCAACTGGTCCGACCTGGACTACCTGATTATCGATCTGCCGCCGGGTACCGGTGATACCCAGCTGACCCTGGCGCAGAAAGTACCTGTATCGGGTGCCGTAGTCGTGACCACGCCGCAGGACATCGCCCTGCTGGATGCCCGCAAAGGCTTCAAGATGTTTGAGAAAGTCGAGGTGCCGGTGCTGGGCATTGTGGAGAACATGAGCATCCACATCTGTTCCAAATGCGGTCACGAGGAACACATCTTCGGTGAAGGCGGCGGTCGCCGCATGGCGGAGCAGTACGGGGTTAACTTCCTGGGTGCCTTGCCACTGGATATCCGTATCCGGGAAGAGACCGATGGCGGCAAACCCACCGTGGCCGCCGATCCGGATGCGCGCATTTCCCAGATCTATCGCGAGATCGCCCGCCGGACCACCGCCAAACTTGCCCTGCAGGCCAAGAGCTACGCAGCCAAGTTCCCCAATATCGTGATTCAGAACAACTGA
- a CDS encoding deoxycytidylate deaminase, whose product MSVKWDTRFLGLAAHVSAWSKDPSSQVGAVITDGNRIVSVGYNGFAAGVEDRTERLTDRNCKLNLTIHAEENAMIFAKRDLTGCTVYVTHPPCPRCASKLIQEEVGRIVCIAPSEDFLSRWADDLKLSQEMYQEAGVEYSSYDLEQINVDDARITVAPGGFFRSVMSRLLRRD is encoded by the coding sequence ATGAGTGTTAAATGGGATACCCGTTTCCTGGGCCTGGCGGCTCATGTCTCCGCCTGGAGCAAGGACCCCTCTTCCCAGGTGGGGGCGGTTATCACCGATGGTAACCGGATTGTTTCGGTCGGTTACAACGGCTTCGCGGCCGGGGTGGAGGATCGCACGGAACGGCTCACTGACCGCAACTGCAAGCTCAATCTCACCATCCATGCCGAAGAGAATGCCATGATCTTCGCCAAGCGGGATCTGACCGGTTGTACTGTCTACGTCACCCATCCCCCCTGTCCGCGCTGTGCTTCCAAGCTGATCCAGGAAGAGGTGGGGCGCATTGTCTGTATCGCTCCGAGCGAGGATTTTCTGTCCCGCTGGGCGGATGATCTGAAACTCTCCCAGGAGATGTACCAGGAGGCCGGGGTGGAGTACAGCAGTTACGATCTGGAGCAGATCAATGTGGATGATGCCCGTATCACGGTGGCGCCGGGTGGTTTTTTCAGATCGGTGATGAGCCGCCTGTTACGGCGCGACTGA
- the hda gene encoding DnaA regulatory inactivator Hda, with product MARQLALGLTLPESTSFESYLPATNQQAVADVAACARGLGELFIYLWGAEQTGKSHLLQAATQLADQSGRSALYIPLDQAAQLSPVIFEDLEQMDLVCLDGVDRIAGQGDWEQGVFGLFNRLRERGRSLLVAARCSPAHLPLGLPDLASRLSWGLCYQLQPLNDQDKIQALSEAASRRGLALSDETARYILRHTQRDMGSLRQLLKQLDQASLEAKRGLTIPFIKTYLERQRKELTGER from the coding sequence ATGGCCAGACAACTCGCCCTCGGCCTGACCCTGCCGGAGAGTACCAGTTTTGAGAGCTACCTGCCGGCCACAAACCAGCAGGCGGTAGCCGATGTGGCGGCCTGCGCCCGGGGATTGGGCGAACTGTTCATCTATCTCTGGGGCGCCGAGCAGACCGGCAAAAGCCACCTGTTGCAGGCCGCCACCCAACTGGCGGACCAGTCAGGCCGCAGCGCCCTCTACATCCCCCTGGACCAGGCCGCGCAGCTGTCGCCGGTCATTTTCGAGGATCTGGAGCAGATGGACCTGGTCTGTCTGGACGGGGTTGACCGGATCGCCGGACAGGGGGACTGGGAACAGGGAGTGTTCGGGCTGTTCAATCGGCTCCGGGAACGGGGCAGATCCCTGCTGGTGGCGGCACGCTGCAGCCCGGCACATCTGCCGCTCGGGTTGCCCGACCTGGCGTCGCGCCTGAGCTGGGGCCTCTGCTACCAGCTACAACCGCTGAATGACCAGGACAAAATCCAGGCCCTGAGTGAAGCGGCCAGCCGGCGCGGGCTGGCCTTAAGTGACGAGACCGCCCGCTACATCCTGCGCCACACCCAGCGGGACATGGGATCACTCCGGCAACTGCTGAAACAGCTTGACCAGGCCTCACTGGAAGCCAAACGGGGCCTGACGATTCCGTTCATCAAAACCTACCTGGAGCGGCAGCGTAAGGAGCTGACCGGAGAGCGGTGA